The following coding sequences are from one Capsicum annuum cultivar UCD-10X-F1 chromosome 3, UCD10Xv1.1, whole genome shotgun sequence window:
- the LOC107864214 gene encoding 50S ribosomal protein L28, chloroplastic codes for MATITVVGSHRIFSVTKRAALPKLKLSSELSFMTSQLSGLKISTTHLSSPAKLSVPSKKPLQPVARRVCPFTGKKSNRANKVSHSNHKTKKLQFVNLQYKRIWWEAGKRYVKLRLSTKAIKTIEKNGLDAVAKKAGIDLSKK; via the exons atggCAACAATAACAGTAGTTGGTAGTCACAGGATATTCTCAGTGACCAAAAGAGCTGCTTTACCAAAGTTGAAACTGAGCTCAGAGTTGAGTTTTATGACATCCCAATTGAGTGGTCTCAAGATTTCAACCACCCATTTGAGCTCTCCTGCTAAACTTTCTGTGCCTTCCAAGAAACCCCTTCAACCTGTTGCTC GTAGAGTTTGCCCCTTCACTGGCAAGAAGTCTAACAGGGCAAACAAGGTCTCTCATTCAAACCACAAAACGAAAAAGCTGCAATTCGTAAACCTTCAGTACAAGAGAATTTGGTGGGAGGCAGGGAAGCGATACGTGAAACTGAGGTTGTCAACAAAGGCCATAAAGACCATTGAGAAAAATGGACTTGATGCTGTAGCCAAGAAAGCTGGAATTGATCTCAGCAAGAAGTAG